The segment TTATTACCTAAGAAATCCATTTATATCCATAACATGCATACAAGCAGCACTCTGCTCCTCAGGTTGAACTGGTTGCAATGCTTCCAGCTATGTGCAAACCACTGACCTCCAACCTCGACCTCAAGGGAGATTTGTACTCTCCAAAATGTGTCAATACCAGTTCAGAATAAAGCTGCTGTGATGGACAAATTCAGCCTTCTTGTATGGTTCTGCTACTGGGGCTGACAGCCTACTGCCAAAAGATGATAAAGTATGAGTGTCTGCAATCAGTTCATCTTACATGTTAAACACGTAATGTGTTGACAGATTCTTGACAGATTCTCTATCCCACAGACAGCTGAAAAGTAATGTAAGGTTTCTTCATTTGACAGtaacattaatataaaatacataacaGCATGCCATATCCTTTCAACCTATTCTTCTAAACCAGACAACAGCGAAATCAAAGTGTTGGTTCTTTGATTTCAACCTATTCTCTCGAACAGACAGCAGTGACATCAAAGAACAGGTTCTAGCTGTGCTAGgctaaaaataaaccaaatcaaAACTTGGTCaactatttgtttttttgtggttctCTGTTTTTAGGGCTGGAACCATGGAGTCTTCATCCGATGAAAAGGAGACGCGCACTTTTGTGCAAGTAATCACTGAGAAATACGACCCAGAGTATTACCCCTATTGTCTAGGAATTGCGGTTCTATCCCTCCCACCGTTGTCCCCTGTCAAAGGTGAGAGCTGCTGCAAACACTTATTATCAAGGTTATGATATCCAGAGTGGTGATAAAGAGGGAGATGGAGTCTTGTGAAAAGTTGACGCCGTTCATTCATCGTGCTGGTTTGTTTTCAGATGGCTTGTTCTTGCCCAACTTTATCATCCTGGATCATTGTGGAATCACCAAAGCTGGGGACAGGTCCGACATCGCAGCCTTCTGTGCCCATGTGAAGTACCTGGACCTGTCCAACAACCAGCTCAACGACTGGGCCGAGGTGAGCTTCACCCAGAGACGTTGCGATTAAAAAACCTGTCGGATTCCTTACAGGAGTATCCTGTCAAAGGAATGGGGGTTTGTATATGTCACGCCTTCTCAACCgagcagaaaataaaagctaaaatgttttttgtgttgtgtcaaGCTGGCTGTTTGATTTGGATAATGGTCCAGGGGAGCTTTTGAATTGAGTCCTCTTTAAATAGAACAACTCCATGGACCAATGGGAATGAAACTGATCTCAGATCTTTTTGCGTTTAGATTGTGAGTTCATTTGAAAGAAGACTCAGCTCTCTGAAGCCTGTCTAAGGCCAGCCTAGATAGTTATAATACAATGGCAAAGGACACAGGTTAAGCGAACCAGAACTAAAAGTAAAACTCATAAGCAAATGGCATACTAGAATGATTTTAAATCAGTGAGCatcaaaaattttctttttgaaattatGTGTCAGTTTGGCATATAGTTGATAACTAAAGTTAGCTAAAGCTTTATTGTAGTGATTACATACAGTGTATGTAATGctcccttttttattttgccttttAATACTTTGCCAGATCTGCACCATTGTTTCCAATATCCCCCACCTGAACTTCCTCAATCTCAGCACGAACCCTCTGCGCAACGTTGAGCTGGAGCCCAGCATGGCACACGTTTTCTCCGGGCTCCGGAAACTTGTGCTGAATAACATGCATATCAGCTGGGACACAGTGCACACCCTGACACAACATACACCAGAGTAAGTAAAGTGGAACACCAAGACCCAAAAGATGCAACTCagaagaaaagaatgaaatgatGTAGATTTGACTTGATATAAACTTTTAATAACCGATGCATCTCTCATGATTAAGGCTGGAGGAGCTGTTTCTGTGCCTGAACGGTTACGGCACCGTGTCAGAATCCCATGCAACCTGCCCATTGCTACGATTGCTGTACATCTCAGATAACCCGCTGCACAAATGGGCAGAAGTAAGGAAGCTGGGAAGGATGTACCCGAGCCTCTGCACTCTGGTGATGATCAATAATGGCTTGGAGTCAGTTGACGACACTCAAGAAGCGCTTCAGCACCTCTTCCCCGAACTACAAACTATCAACCTCAAAAACTCAGGTGAGACGATGAGGCCTCTTTTCGTTCTTtcatgtttagattttattgtttaaacAATGTCCACTTTAGTCCTGACACtttggtgttttgtgttttcagccaTTAGTAAGTGGGAAGACATTGACAGGCTGAATTTCCTTCCTAAGCTGAAAGAAGTCAAAGCAATTGGGATTCCTTTATTGCAGCAGTATACAAGGCAGGAGAGACATAGCCTCTTTGTAGCACGGTAATTCATATcccacacaaatacacaaattaaaTTCTTATTGTGCTTGAATAGCATGATTGCATCTTCAGTATCTAATCATAAGTCTTTTACCTGCAGGCTACCATCTGTTACTGTGTTGAATGGGGCTCCAATTACTGATAAAGATAGAGAGGATTCTGAAAGGTTTTTCATCCGTTACTACCAGAACTTGCCAGAACAGGAGCTTCCTCAGAGGTACtgacacacaaaatgaaagaattaCATGTATTAAACGTGTTTGTCATGATTCTGGCACTCTTGGATGTTTTGCATAGACCAGTACTGATCCCCTGAGATTACATAGCACAGTAGAAACTGGCAAAAGCATTCTTTTACTTAAACTTGGATTTAGTTACACATAATTAAGGCTGAGCTTTACTTTTTCCGCTGAAGGGCACTTATTACAACATATCAGCAAAAAAGGGAGAAGAAATAACAAAGTTGTTTACGGTGTTAATCAATACTATAACACATATTAAATCTATAACAGCTACATGTTATTATATTAATACCAAagctttaaaatgaaacaaagataGGATCGGACATTCAtggacatttttctgttttcacactgttgatttgaaaacaaaaagaatcctatttcatgttttgttggAGGTATTTATTAACTTATTTAATACAAGTAGTATATATCACAGATGTAaatgttgttattttaattataattattattactcttATTACTCTTATACTATAgacttttatataatttaatgttaCATCAAATGATCAATACCTACCATATATGTTCTTTACATAAATATGCCAGAAATAAGAATATTTCAAATATTGAAGAAAGACATCAAATTAGGTCAAATGATTTCACGTTGTTCACTAACTACATTCCACTTAACCTCAGCAGAATGCTGGGGAGGGTTTTGTGAAGGAAGGTGTAGTCCTTGACTTTGGGGGAAACTAACCTTTGGAGACAATGGCTCCAGTCTCTCCGTGTTCAATGACTTCTTTGTGCCGGGAATTCTCTGATTGGGAAAAGTGATACACAAGGTAgcaggttgattttttttttttaagtaaacaTCTCCCCTATCATCTTCAACCCCTAAGTTGGGACGTTGATGAGATTTCTGATGTCAACGGAGCTGAAGCAGCGCTCCTggctcttcatcttcttcctgaGTACGTGAAAGAAGAATATTTTCAAAACGcacatgaaaatatgtttttaatcatgGATTTGTCCCAAATGTTGTCATAATTTTTGACAGCCAATCAAAGGCCTTCACACATCTCCTTCCTGTTTTCAACTACGTTTTATTTCTGGTTTCTTTGTGTGGTTTGGTTCTCAGTGTAGGTCCGAACTTAAGCATCACCGTGACTTCATGTTGATGTAATGGGGGTGTCGGACATGCTCAGCAAGCAGTGAACACACCGCTATCCTCTTTCCTTTGGGATGGGGCTGTGGCCTTGCTACTGCGGGAGATCAGAGTCCTGCTGGGTGGGTCACAGCCTCTCAGGTGAACACATCTGACATGGCCTGGCTTTGAGTAATTATAGACGCTGCTCAAACTATAAATCCGACTGATAGACGctgatataaaaaagaaaaaagcaataaactgaaagaaagaaatgtataTGCCTGGACAGGAAGGATTAGTTGGTCGAAAAGTAAAGAGAACTGGGTTGAAGAAGAAATCTGAGAATCAGCCGAATTAGACCGAAAGGCAACTGGATCTCAGACGGGATGTTGCTGACATTTTGGAGGGGaattaataaaaactttttaagcAGGTTATCATTCAACCAGAAGGTAGAGCTAGTGATGTTTAAAACACCAGAAGAGAAGTCAGCTCTTGTCTGTGGTTGTTATCTGTTAAGTTGTCCCTGATGTTATTTGATTATCCATTGAAGCACGTTGGAAATTTGGAATGTTAGCAGGTTATCTTGTTTTATTTGCCCCGTTCTTTCACATTCAGCACCTTAAATGAAGGCTTTTAGCTAAATGGCCTCTCTCAGAATGGCACTTTGTGCGCTGTGGCCTTAGAGGAGAATTCCCAAGGTGTACCATAAGTTTTTGCCAGAAACTCCTGGCTGGAGCGGGGTCAGCTTTGTGGAGTTTTGGGGAGGGAGGGTGAGCTTCTCTGACTGGCCCAGCTGTTCCAGTCGCTTTGAAAGCACAGGCCTTTTCtcctggattttatttaatcgTTCCTTGGTTCTTATCTCGAACACGCGTTCCCCTGAGGTGGCTGAAAGCTTTCTCACGGCACACAAGCAGCAGAGAACTCAGTGAGTCTCTGCCTCTTAAACTCACACTAGTTGTGTTTCATTTGCCAGTTTTCACAAGCATTTGTTCTTGAGCTTATGCCAAAAActcatgaaaattaaaatgaacccCTCAGTTGCTTTGTTCCTGATTGACCGGAGTCAGTGAATGGTTAACTTTATtcatcataaaaacacaaatgaaagttAAATTGCTAACCAAGCTGCCCTCAAAAGTACACCTATAAAGTTGACTTATGTCACAATGActgcaggaatttttttgtgGCTGGCTATAAAtgccacaaatactgtatagtgTTAACTGAGCTTGGCTGTGGCTGGGCTGTGAAGCAGTCCCCATCAGAAACACACTTTCACACCCCTGCCAAAATGAGCATGTCAGTTTAGCCTTCATCTCCTCAAAAGCCCTGagatgtatgtatgcatgtttaGGCACGTGGTTGATCTTCTTGCCCATTGGCTCATGCTCACATATGATAATGGTAGCGGTCCATCAAAAGGCTGAATTATAGTGTATGATAATTATTAAGCAGCTCAGGGTATTTTACtctctaaatattttttaaaaattcttcactataaggtgcacctaaaagcctttattttctcaaaaactgacagtgcaccttataatccagtgcgccttatatatgtaaatttgttttgaaatatgtcattcattgaaggtgcgtcttatagtctaGTACGCCTtattgtgcggaaaatactgtagttatgtttacaataaaaaaacaaaacccttaCGTGATCTTCTGTCTCCCAGGTACCACACGCTTGTATCCAAATATGGTCACCTGGAGCCGCTGGCAGACATCGACCTAACCCCCCACATCCCCATGGTGAACGTTCGCTTCGGTGAACGTGTGGAGGTCGTCAGCCTCCGTCTGGACCAGACAGTGAGCGACCTCAAGAAAAAGCTTAAagctctgctgcagctgccCAACAAAGGGGTCCGGCTGTTCTACATCAACCAGGAGGACTGTTCAGTCTTTGGACCTGAGGAGCTGAAGTTCAGCTCCCGAGCTCTTCATTCCTACGGTATTCAAGATGGGGATGAGATTCTAGTAGTTCCTAAAGACAAAAGCCGCTGCAGCTCCTCAAATTTTTGAGAGAGGAGGCTGTCTGGTATGGGAAATGGAACAGGAAATTTTTTCATAATGGACACCAGTGG is part of the Antennarius striatus isolate MH-2024 chromosome 13, ASM4005453v1, whole genome shotgun sequence genome and harbors:
- the LOC137606321 gene encoding tubulin-specific chaperone cofactor E-like protein produces the protein MESSSDEKETRTFVQVITEKYDPEYYPYCLGIAVLSLPPLSPVKDGLFLPNFIILDHCGITKAGDRSDIAAFCAHVKYLDLSNNQLNDWAEICTIVSNIPHLNFLNLSTNPLRNVELEPSMAHVFSGLRKLVLNNMHISWDTVHTLTQHTPELEELFLCLNGYGTVSESHATCPLLRLLYISDNPLHKWAEVRKLGRMYPSLCTLVMINNGLESVDDTQEALQHLFPELQTINLKNSAISKWEDIDRLNFLPKLKEVKAIGIPLLQQYTRQERHSLFVARLPSVTVLNGAPITDKDREDSERFFIRYYQNLPEQELPQRYHTLVSKYGHLEPLADIDLTPHIPMVNVRFGERVEVVSLRLDQTVSDLKKKLKALLQLPNKGVRLFYINQEDCSVFGPEELKFSSRALHSYGIQDGDEILVVPKDKSRCSSSNF